A DNA window from Stutzerimonas stutzeri contains the following coding sequences:
- a CDS encoding CoA-acylating methylmalonate-semialdehyde dehydrogenase: MTTSSAIPTVKLLIDGEFIESTTQDWRDVVNPATQEVLARVPFATAEEIERAVASGQKAFKTWRKTPIGARARIFLKYQQLIRENMKDLAAILTAEQGKTLADAEGDVFRGLEVVEHAAGIGNLQLGELANNVAAGVDTYTLLQPLGVCAGITPFNFPAMIPLWMFPMAIATGNTFVLKPSEQDPMVTMRLCELALEAGVPPGVLNVVHGGADAVNAICDHPDIKAVSFVGSTKVGTHVYNRASQAGKRVQCMMGAKNHAIVLPDAHKEQTLNNLAGAAFGAAGQRCMALSVVVLVGEAQSWIPDLVAKAQTLKVNAGVEAGTDVGPLVSCAALDRVSGLIERGVREGAKLELDGRNPSVSGYEKGNFVGPTIFSGVTREMSIYLEEIFGPVLCVMAAATMDEAIELINANPNGNGTAIFTRSGAAARHFQEEIDVGQVGINVPIPVPVPMFSFTGSRASKLGDLGPYGKQVVQFYTQTKTITERWFDENEVGGPVNTTINLK, translated from the coding sequence ATGACAACGTCCAGCGCCATTCCTACCGTCAAATTGCTGATCGACGGTGAATTCATCGAGTCGACCACCCAGGACTGGCGCGATGTCGTCAACCCTGCGACCCAGGAAGTCCTGGCGCGCGTGCCGTTCGCCACCGCCGAGGAGATCGAACGCGCCGTCGCCAGCGGCCAGAAAGCCTTCAAGACCTGGCGCAAGACACCCATCGGCGCGCGGGCACGGATCTTCCTCAAGTACCAGCAGTTGATCCGCGAAAACATGAAAGACCTGGCGGCAATCCTCACCGCCGAACAGGGCAAGACCCTGGCCGATGCCGAAGGCGATGTGTTTCGCGGCCTGGAAGTGGTCGAACACGCCGCCGGCATCGGCAACCTGCAGTTGGGTGAGCTGGCCAACAATGTCGCCGCGGGCGTCGACACCTACACCTTGCTGCAGCCGCTGGGCGTCTGTGCCGGCATTACCCCATTCAACTTCCCGGCAATGATTCCGCTGTGGATGTTCCCGATGGCCATCGCCACCGGTAACACCTTCGTTCTCAAGCCCTCCGAACAGGACCCGATGGTCACCATGCGTCTGTGCGAGCTGGCGCTGGAAGCCGGCGTGCCGCCGGGCGTGCTCAACGTGGTGCATGGCGGTGCGGATGCGGTGAATGCAATCTGCGACCACCCGGATATCAAGGCGGTGTCCTTCGTTGGCTCGACCAAGGTCGGCACCCACGTCTACAACCGCGCCTCGCAGGCCGGCAAGCGCGTGCAGTGCATGATGGGCGCGAAGAACCACGCCATCGTGCTGCCCGATGCGCACAAGGAGCAGACCCTCAACAACCTCGCCGGGGCCGCCTTTGGTGCGGCGGGCCAGCGCTGCATGGCGCTGTCGGTGGTGGTGCTGGTAGGCGAAGCGCAGTCCTGGATTCCCGATCTGGTGGCCAAGGCGCAGACGCTCAAGGTCAACGCCGGTGTCGAGGCCGGCACCGATGTCGGGCCGCTGGTTTCCTGCGCAGCGCTGGACCGCGTCAGCGGGTTGATCGAGCGCGGCGTGCGCGAAGGCGCCAAGCTGGAGCTGGACGGCCGCAACCCGAGCGTCAGCGGTTACGAGAAGGGCAACTTCGTCGGCCCGACGATCTTCTCCGGCGTCACCCGCGAGATGAGCATCTACCTGGAGGAAATCTTTGGCCCGGTACTCTGCGTGATGGCGGCGGCGACCATGGACGAAGCCATCGAGCTGATCAACGCCAACCCGAATGGTAACGGCACCGCCATCTTCACCCGCTCCGGCGCAGCGGCGCGGCACTTCCAGGAAGAGATCGACGTGGGCCAGGTCGGCATCAACGTGCCGATCCCGGTGCCGGTGCCGATGTTCTCCTTCACCGGCTCACGAGCCTCCAAGCTCGGCGACCTCGGCCCCTACGGCAAGCAGGTGGTGCAGTTCTACACGCAGACCAAGACCATCACCGAACGCTGGTTCGATGAGAACGAAGTGGGCGGCCCGGTCAACACCACCATCAATTTGAAGTGA
- the kdpA gene encoding potassium-transporting ATPase subunit KdpA — protein sequence MNANDYWLIAAFFILVLAPAPWLGRYLYRAMEGERTWLTPVFRPIEQLCYRAAGIDRDREQSWTYSLALLGLTLASLLGLIATLMLQGQLPLNPQRLPGLEWPLALNTAVSFVTNTNWQAYSGEAQLSYFSQMLGLGVQNFLSPAVGLAVLVVLCRALFRRNAGEVGNFWVDVTRAVLYGLLPFSVILALLLVWQGVPQSLADYVQVVTLQGGEQSIPLGPAASQIAIKQLGTNGGGFFGVNSAHPFENPTAWSNLLEVASILLLPAALIFMFGHYVRDLRQSRAILACMLVLFTLGLGTSLFAEHQANPAFVGIAVEQTGPLEGKESRLGIAASALWATVTSAASNGSVNAMHDSFSPLGGMVPMFNMMLGEIVFGGVGAGLYGMLLFVLVTVFLAGLMIGRTPEYLGKKLEAREVRLLVASLLVMPVGVLVLAALGVSLPGPAASISNPGPHGLSQILYAYTSGTGNNGSAFAGFGAGTTYHNLMIALAMLLGRFGFILPVLAIAGSLAAKNRAPLDANSFPTHGPLFVTLLTLVILLVGGLTFLPALALGPLAEHFVLLQGF from the coding sequence ATGAACGCCAACGACTACTGGCTCATCGCGGCTTTTTTCATCCTCGTGCTTGCACCGGCCCCCTGGCTTGGTCGTTATCTGTACCGGGCGATGGAGGGTGAGCGCACCTGGCTGACACCCGTATTCAGACCGATAGAACAGCTGTGTTACCGCGCAGCAGGCATTGATCGGGACCGTGAGCAGAGCTGGACGTATAGCCTGGCCTTGCTCGGCCTTACCTTGGCAAGCCTGCTGGGGTTAATCGCGACACTCATGTTGCAAGGACAGCTGCCACTGAACCCGCAACGCTTGCCCGGTCTCGAATGGCCCCTGGCGCTGAACACCGCGGTGAGTTTCGTAACCAACACTAATTGGCAGGCCTATAGCGGCGAGGCGCAACTCAGCTACTTCAGCCAGATGCTGGGCCTGGGCGTGCAGAACTTTTTGAGTCCGGCGGTTGGCCTGGCAGTACTGGTGGTGCTCTGTCGCGCACTGTTTCGCCGCAATGCGGGCGAAGTCGGCAATTTCTGGGTCGATGTGACCCGCGCCGTCCTGTATGGACTGTTGCCTTTCAGCGTGATCCTGGCGTTGCTACTGGTGTGGCAGGGCGTGCCGCAAAGCCTGGCGGATTACGTCCAGGTGGTGACGTTGCAAGGCGGCGAGCAGAGCATTCCACTAGGACCGGCGGCCAGCCAGATAGCAATCAAGCAATTGGGCACCAACGGCGGTGGCTTCTTCGGTGTCAACTCGGCCCACCCTTTCGAGAATCCGACAGCCTGGAGCAACCTGCTTGAGGTGGCTTCGATCCTGCTGCTGCCGGCTGCACTGATATTCATGTTTGGTCATTACGTACGCGACCTTCGCCAGAGCCGGGCGATCCTTGCCTGCATGCTGGTGCTGTTCACACTAGGCCTGGGCACGAGCTTGTTCGCAGAGCATCAGGCCAACCCTGCGTTCGTCGGCATTGCGGTGGAACAGACGGGGCCGTTGGAAGGGAAGGAAAGTCGTCTGGGCATCGCCGCCTCGGCGCTATGGGCCACCGTGACCAGCGCGGCGTCGAACGGCTCGGTCAATGCAATGCATGACAGTTTCAGCCCGCTTGGGGGCATGGTGCCGATGTTCAATATGATGCTGGGCGAGATCGTGTTCGGCGGCGTCGGCGCAGGCCTGTACGGCATGTTGCTGTTCGTGCTGGTTACGGTATTCCTGGCGGGCCTGATGATCGGACGCACACCCGAGTACCTGGGCAAAAAGCTCGAAGCGCGTGAGGTCCGCTTGCTCGTGGCATCTCTGCTGGTGATGCCGGTGGGTGTGCTGGTGCTGGCCGCGCTCGGTGTCAGCTTGCCGGGGCCCGCCGCCTCGATCAGCAATCCAGGCCCTCATGGGCTGAGCCAGATCCTGTACGCCTATACGTCAGGTACCGGCAATAACGGGTCGGCATTCGCCGGTTTCGGCGCCGGCACCACCTATCACAACCTGATGATCGCACTCGCCATGCTGCTGGGGCGCTTCGGCTTCATCCTGCCGGTGCTGGCGATTGCCGGCAGTCTGGCGGCGAAGAACCGCGCACCGCTCGATGCAAACAGCTTTCCCACCCACGGACCGCTGTTCGTGACGCTGTTGACCCTGGTGATCCTCCTGGTCGGCGGGCTGACATTCCTGCCGGCCCTCGCGCTCGGCCCGCTCGCCGAACACTTCGTCCTGCTGCAAGGCTTCTGA
- a CDS encoding enoyl-CoA hydratase/isomerase family protein — protein MTATERPVLAAVRNHIGHLTLNRPAGLNAVTLEMVRLLQEQLSAWAADPQIHAVVLRANGEKAFCAGGDIRSLYDSFQRGDTEHETFFEEEYALDQYIHAYPKPLLALMDGFVLGGGMGLVQGASLRVVTERVRMGMPEVGIGYFPDVGGSYFLSRLPGELGTYMGVTGLQIRAADALHVGLADWCVSHDQITELDRCLDRMSWTVHPQEALRTLVATLGSNKLPGSELKALHQAIDEHFGKSDVAAIRASLAAETRPEFTDWAKETTKVLDSRSPLAMSVTLEMLRRGRELTIADCFALELHLDRQWFANGDIMEGVRALIIDKDKSPRWNPPTLAEVTPERVQAFFDGFKATTGKTRRSATA, from the coding sequence ATGACTGCAACCGAACGCCCTGTGCTGGCCGCCGTACGTAACCACATCGGCCACCTCACCCTCAACCGCCCGGCCGGGCTGAATGCCGTCACGCTGGAGATGGTTCGCCTGCTACAAGAGCAGCTCAGCGCCTGGGCGGCCGATCCGCAGATTCATGCCGTGGTGCTGCGTGCCAATGGCGAGAAAGCCTTCTGCGCTGGCGGTGACATCCGCTCGCTGTACGACAGTTTCCAGCGCGGCGACACCGAGCATGAAACCTTCTTCGAGGAGGAATACGCCCTCGACCAATACATCCACGCCTACCCGAAGCCGCTGCTGGCGCTGATGGATGGCTTCGTCCTCGGCGGTGGCATGGGCCTGGTCCAGGGCGCATCGCTGCGCGTGGTCACCGAGCGGGTGCGCATGGGCATGCCGGAAGTGGGCATCGGCTACTTCCCGGATGTCGGCGGCAGCTATTTCCTCTCTCGCCTGCCGGGTGAGCTCGGCACCTACATGGGCGTCACCGGCCTGCAGATCCGCGCCGCCGATGCGCTGCACGTCGGCCTGGCGGACTGGTGTGTCAGCCACGACCAGATCACTGAACTTGATCGCTGCCTCGACCGCATGAGTTGGACTGTTCACCCCCAGGAAGCGCTGCGCACGCTGGTGGCGACCCTGGGCAGCAACAAGCTCCCTGGCTCCGAGCTGAAGGCGCTGCATCAGGCCATCGACGAGCATTTCGGTAAGAGCGACGTGGCCGCGATTCGCGCCTCGTTGGCGGCCGAGACTCGCCCGGAGTTTACCGACTGGGCCAAAGAAACGACCAAGGTGCTCGACAGCCGCTCACCGCTGGCGATGTCTGTGACCCTGGAGATGCTGCGCCGAGGCCGCGAGCTGACGATCGCCGACTGTTTCGCCCTGGAACTGCATCTGGATCGCCAGTGGTTCGCCAACGGCGACATCATGGAAGGCGTGCGCGCGCTGATCATCGACAAGGACAAGTCACCGCGCTGGAATCCGCCGACGCTGGCAGAGGTCACGCCGGAGCGCGTCCAGGCGTTCTTCGACGGCTTCAAGGCCACCACCGGCAAGACACGCCGCAGCGCCACGGCCTGA
- the mmsB gene encoding 3-hydroxyisobutyrate dehydrogenase gives MHIGFIGLGNMGAPMAHNLLKAGHQLSVFDLNASAVESLAGAGALPVDSPTAIAQGNAELIITMLPAAAHVKSVYLGENGLIASSRAGVMLIDCSTIDPHSAREVAKAAAEHGNPMLDAPVSGGTGGAAAGTLTFMVGGSDADFDRAQPILAAMGKNIVHCGAAGNGQVAKVANNMLLGISMIGVAEAMALGVALGMDAKTLAGVINTSSGRCWSSDTYNPFPGVLENAPASRGYSGGFGSDLMLKDLGLATEAAKQVRQPVILGALAQQLYQSFSAQGHGGLDFSAIINQYRKDT, from the coding sequence ATGCATATCGGATTTATCGGCCTCGGCAACATGGGCGCGCCCATGGCTCACAACCTGCTCAAGGCAGGCCACCAGCTCAGCGTATTCGACCTCAACGCCTCGGCCGTCGAGAGCCTGGCTGGCGCCGGCGCGCTACCGGTCGACTCCCCGACCGCCATCGCCCAGGGCAACGCCGAGCTGATCATCACCATGCTGCCCGCCGCCGCGCATGTGAAGAGTGTGTACCTAGGCGAGAACGGCCTGATCGCCAGCAGCCGCGCGGGCGTGATGCTGATCGACTGTTCCACCATCGACCCCCACAGTGCCCGCGAAGTGGCCAAGGCCGCCGCCGAGCATGGCAACCCGATGCTCGACGCACCGGTTTCCGGCGGCACCGGCGGTGCTGCAGCCGGCACGCTGACTTTCATGGTGGGCGGCAGCGACGCAGACTTCGATCGTGCGCAGCCGATCCTCGCGGCGATGGGCAAGAACATCGTGCACTGTGGTGCGGCCGGTAACGGCCAGGTGGCCAAGGTCGCCAACAACATGCTGCTGGGCATCTCCATGATCGGCGTCGCCGAAGCGATGGCACTGGGCGTTGCGCTGGGCATGGATGCCAAGACCCTGGCCGGCGTGATCAATACCTCCAGCGGTCGCTGCTGGAGTTCGGACACCTACAACCCATTCCCCGGCGTACTGGAAAACGCTCCGGCGTCGCGTGGCTACAGCGGCGGCTTCGGCAGCGACCTGATGCTCAAGGACCTGGGCCTGGCCACCGAAGCGGCGAAGCAGGTGCGTCAGCCGGTGATCCTCGGCGCCCTCGCCCAGCAGCTCTATCAAAGCTTCAGCGCCCAAGGCCACGGCGGCCTGGACTTCTCGGCGATCATCAATCAGTACCGCAAGGACACCTGA
- a CDS encoding YgaP family membrane protein: protein MIKQLFDKSVPQNVHGWERAASLAGGLVLMGKGLRRGGIFGLAELAMGGMALARGISGRCEGKRMLTEMETKPALPSQRYSHMPMDSEVHSPDFQDNSVTLPDSSPMGNESPTTPRV from the coding sequence ATGATCAAGCAACTGTTCGACAAGTCCGTCCCGCAGAATGTGCACGGCTGGGAACGCGCAGCTTCGCTGGCCGGGGGCTTGGTGCTTATGGGCAAAGGGCTCCGCCGTGGCGGGATATTCGGTCTGGCCGAGCTGGCGATGGGCGGCATGGCCCTGGCCCGCGGCATCAGCGGCCGTTGCGAGGGCAAGCGTATGTTGACCGAGATGGAGACGAAGCCGGCATTGCCGAGCCAGCGCTATAGCCACATGCCGATGGATTCCGAAGTGCATAGCCCGGACTTTCAGGACAACAGCGTCACGCTGCCGGACAGCTCGCCGATGGGCAACGAGTCCCCCACGACACCACGCGTCTGA
- a CDS encoding enoyl-CoA hydratase, whose product MTFETLLVDIQERVALITLNRPQALNALNAQLISELNQALGQLEANPQIGCIVLTGSPKAFAAGADIKEMADLSYPQVYLDDLFAEADRIATRRKPLIAAVAGYALGGGCELALLCDMIFAADNARFGQPEVNLGVLPGIGGTQRLTRAVGKAKAMDMCLTGRQMDAAEAERAGLVARVFPAESLLEETLKAARVIAEKSLPATMMIKESVNRAFETTLAEGIRFERRVFHAVFATADQKEGMAAFSEKRKPEFTNR is encoded by the coding sequence ATGACATTCGAAACCCTGCTCGTCGACATCCAAGAGCGCGTTGCGCTGATCACCCTCAACCGGCCGCAGGCGCTCAACGCGCTCAACGCCCAGCTGATCAGCGAACTGAACCAGGCCCTGGGCCAGCTCGAGGCTAATCCACAGATCGGCTGCATCGTCCTGACCGGCTCGCCCAAGGCCTTCGCCGCCGGCGCCGACATAAAGGAAATGGCTGATTTGTCCTACCCGCAGGTCTACCTCGACGATCTCTTCGCCGAAGCCGACCGCATCGCCACCCGTCGCAAGCCGCTGATTGCCGCAGTAGCCGGTTACGCCCTGGGCGGCGGCTGCGAACTGGCGTTGCTCTGCGACATGATCTTTGCCGCCGACAACGCCCGTTTTGGCCAGCCGGAGGTCAACCTCGGTGTGCTGCCGGGCATCGGCGGCACCCAGCGCCTGACCCGTGCCGTAGGCAAGGCCAAGGCCATGGACATGTGCCTGACTGGCCGCCAAATGGACGCGGCCGAAGCCGAGCGCGCCGGCCTCGTCGCCCGTGTGTTCCCGGCCGAAAGCCTGCTGGAGGAAACCCTGAAGGCCGCCCGGGTGATCGCCGAGAAATCCCTGCCGGCCACCATGATGATCAAGGAAAGCGTCAACCGCGCCTTCGAAACCACGCTGGCCGAAGGCATCCGCTTCGAACGTCGGGTGTTCCATGCGGTGTTCGCCACTGCCGACCAGAAAGAAGGCATGGCCGCGTTCAGCGAAAAGCGCAAGCCTGAGTTCACCAATCGCTAA
- a CDS encoding acyl-CoA dehydrogenase family protein codes for MHDLELSEDQRMIRDMARDFARREIAPNAQAWEKAGWINDALVAQMGELGLLGMVVPEEWGGSYIDYVAYALAVEEISAGDGATGALMSIHNSVGCGPVLNYGSQAQKDEWLAELASGRAIGCFALTEPQAGSEAHNLRTRAELVDGQWVLNGSKQFCSNAKRAKLAIVFAVTDPDLGKKGLSAFLVPTDTPGFAVERSEHKMGIRASDTCAVSLSDCHIPQANLLGERGKGLAIALSNLEGGRIGIGAQALGIARAAFEAALLYARERVQFGKPIAEHQSIANMLADMQTQLNAARLLILHAARLKSAGLPCLSEASQAKLFASEMAEKVCSLAVQIHGGYGYLEDYPVERYYRDARITQIYEGSSEIQRLLIARELASYPL; via the coding sequence ATGCATGACCTCGAACTCAGCGAAGACCAACGCATGATCCGCGACATGGCGCGCGACTTCGCCCGCCGCGAGATCGCCCCGAATGCCCAGGCCTGGGAAAAGGCCGGCTGGATCAATGACGCCCTGGTCGCACAGATGGGCGAGCTCGGCCTGCTCGGCATGGTCGTACCGGAAGAATGGGGCGGCAGCTATATTGATTACGTCGCCTACGCCCTGGCCGTGGAAGAGATCTCCGCCGGCGACGGCGCCACCGGCGCGCTGATGAGCATTCACAACTCGGTCGGCTGTGGCCCGGTGCTGAATTACGGCTCGCAGGCGCAGAAGGATGAGTGGCTGGCGGAGCTGGCCAGCGGTCGCGCTATCGGCTGTTTCGCCCTCACCGAACCACAAGCGGGCTCCGAAGCGCACAACCTGCGCACCCGCGCCGAACTGGTGGACGGCCAGTGGGTGCTCAACGGCAGCAAGCAGTTCTGCAGCAACGCGAAACGGGCCAAGCTGGCCATCGTTTTTGCGGTGACCGACCCGGATCTTGGCAAAAAGGGCCTGTCCGCATTTCTGGTGCCCACCGATACCCCCGGCTTTGCGGTGGAGCGCAGCGAACACAAGATGGGCATCCGTGCCTCCGACACCTGCGCGGTATCGCTCAGCGATTGCCACATCCCGCAAGCCAACCTGCTCGGTGAGCGCGGCAAGGGCCTGGCAATTGCCCTGTCGAATCTGGAAGGCGGCCGTATCGGCATCGGTGCGCAGGCCTTGGGTATCGCCCGCGCGGCGTTCGAAGCCGCGCTGCTCTATGCCCGCGAGCGGGTGCAATTCGGCAAGCCGATCGCCGAACACCAGAGCATCGCCAACATGCTCGCCGATATGCAGACGCAGCTGAACGCCGCACGCCTGCTGATCCTTCATGCCGCACGACTGAAAAGCGCCGGCCTGCCCTGCTTGTCCGAAGCCTCTCAGGCCAAGCTGTTCGCCTCGGAAATGGCCGAGAAGGTCTGCTCGCTGGCCGTGCAGATTCACGGTGGCTACGGCTATCTGGAGGATTATCCGGTCGAGCGCTACTACCGCGACGCGCGGATCACGCAGATCTACGAAGGCTCCAGCGAGATTCAACGCCTGCTGATCGCGCGCGAGCTGGCGAGCTACCCGCTATAG
- a CDS encoding LysR family transcriptional regulator: MDWDNLRYFLEVARAGRLTTAARRLAVDHTTVSRRLQALEKSIGLQLFLREPGGYKLTEAGRNLLPRVEAMESASVAIEHSLPSMGDGLSGQVRIGATEGYGTVMLAGQLTGLSRRYPHLNIDLLALPRAVRLSRHEADIVITLERPERGPFIITRLTDYVLRLYASPAYLEEHPPIRSREDLAEHRFVSYVDDLLFSKELLFLDGIADARAIGLRSTSLLAQQEAVAMGAGIAILPAFSADADPRLRLLLPEEVSFTRTFWMLMPIEFKDLARMRTTWDYLKEMAQQNQDRLLGQV; the protein is encoded by the coding sequence ATGGATTGGGACAATCTGCGCTATTTCCTCGAGGTCGCCCGTGCCGGGCGGCTGACGACCGCGGCGCGCCGGCTCGCCGTCGACCACACCACCGTATCCCGCCGTTTGCAGGCGCTGGAAAAGAGCATCGGGCTGCAACTCTTCCTCCGTGAGCCAGGCGGCTACAAGCTCACCGAAGCCGGGCGCAACCTGCTGCCACGGGTCGAAGCGATGGAAAGCGCCAGCGTGGCCATCGAGCATTCCTTGCCGAGCATGGGCGATGGGCTTTCCGGGCAGGTGCGCATCGGCGCCACCGAGGGTTACGGCACAGTGATGCTTGCCGGCCAGCTCACCGGCCTGAGCCGCCGCTATCCACATTTGAATATCGACCTATTGGCCTTGCCGCGCGCGGTGCGGCTGTCGCGCCACGAGGCGGATATCGTCATTACGCTGGAGCGCCCGGAGCGCGGGCCTTTCATCATCACCCGCCTGACCGACTACGTGCTGCGGTTGTATGCCTCGCCAGCCTATCTGGAAGAGCATCCACCGATTCGCAGCCGCGAGGACCTGGCCGAGCATCGCTTCGTCAGTTATGTGGATGACCTGCTGTTCAGCAAGGAACTGCTGTTTCTCGATGGCATCGCCGACGCCCGCGCCATCGGCCTGCGCAGCACCAGCCTGCTGGCCCAGCAGGAAGCCGTGGCGATGGGGGCGGGTATCGCGATTCTTCCGGCGTTCTCGGCTGACGCTGATCCGCGTCTGCGCCTGCTGCTGCCCGAGGAGGTCAGCTTCACCCGTACGTTCTGGATGCTGATGCCCATCGAGTTCAAGGACCTGGCGCGCATGCGCACCACCTGGGATTACCTGAAGGAAATGGCGCAGCAGAACCAGGACCGGTTGCTGGGGCAGGTTTGA
- a CDS encoding potassium-transporting ATPase subunit F, which yields MTILDGLALGLAIVLFFYLLAALLRAERS from the coding sequence ATGACCATCCTCGACGGGCTCGCACTGGGCCTGGCCATCGTCCTGTTCTTCTACCTACTGGCTGCGCTGTTGCGCGCCGAACGTAGTTAG
- a CDS encoding CaiB/BaiF CoA transferase family protein: MSENANVRQGPLKGLRVLEFAGIGPGPHCAMLLADMGAEVLRIEREGGNGWPNPVVDRGRKTLTLDIRSEAGRERCLELAQTADVLIEGFRPGVMERLGLGSDELLKRNPKLIYGRMTGWGQTGPLAKTAGHDINYIALTGALAAIRGENGTAVPPLNLVGDFGGGSLYLAVGILAALWERERSGEGQVIDAAIVDGVSSLMTFFAGLLPSGRIDMQRERNPLAGAAPNYRCYRCADEREIAIGPLEPQFWQELLERIDAPEALWVGCVDPAEWPAQTELLKRLFATRTRDEWCALLEGSDACFAPVLELGEAAQHPHLRQRGVYQELEGLVQAAPAPRFSRTPGKARPTLRGGDAEGWD, encoded by the coding sequence ATGAGCGAGAACGCCAACGTAAGGCAAGGCCCGTTGAAAGGCTTGCGCGTGCTGGAGTTCGCTGGGATCGGGCCAGGGCCACATTGCGCGATGCTGCTGGCAGACATGGGTGCCGAAGTGCTGCGCATTGAGCGCGAGGGCGGCAACGGCTGGCCCAATCCGGTGGTCGACCGCGGTCGCAAGACGCTGACGCTGGATATCCGCAGCGAAGCAGGGCGTGAGCGCTGCCTTGAACTGGCGCAGACGGCCGACGTGCTGATCGAGGGGTTTCGCCCAGGCGTGATGGAAAGGCTGGGGCTCGGGTCGGATGAGTTACTGAAGCGCAATCCGAAGCTGATCTACGGCCGCATGACCGGCTGGGGTCAGACCGGGCCGCTGGCGAAAACCGCTGGGCACGACATCAACTACATCGCATTGACCGGTGCGCTGGCGGCAATCCGCGGAGAGAACGGAACCGCGGTGCCACCGTTGAACTTGGTTGGCGATTTCGGCGGGGGCTCGTTGTATCTCGCGGTCGGTATTCTCGCCGCGTTATGGGAGCGTGAGCGATCAGGCGAGGGCCAAGTCATCGATGCAGCCATCGTCGACGGCGTGTCGTCGCTGATGACCTTCTTCGCTGGCTTGCTGCCGAGCGGGCGCATCGACATGCAGCGTGAACGCAATCCCCTGGCAGGCGCAGCGCCGAACTACCGTTGCTATCGCTGCGCGGATGAACGAGAGATCGCGATCGGGCCGCTGGAGCCGCAGTTCTGGCAAGAATTGCTGGAGCGTATCGATGCGCCCGAAGCGCTCTGGGTGGGTTGTGTCGATCCAGCTGAATGGCCCGCACAGACCGAGCTGCTCAAGCGCCTGTTCGCCACCCGTACCAGGGACGAATGGTGTGCTTTGCTGGAGGGTAGCGACGCCTGCTTCGCGCCAGTGCTCGAGCTGGGTGAGGCGGCGCAGCATCCGCATCTGCGTCAACGCGGCGTCTATCAGGAGCTAGAAGGCCTTGTGCAGGCGGCGCCGGCCCCACGTTTTTCACGCACGCCAGGCAAAGCGAGACCGACTCTACGCGGCGGTGATGCTGAAGGTTGGGATTGA